In Catharus ustulatus isolate bCatUst1 chromosome 28, bCatUst1.pri.v2, whole genome shotgun sequence, one DNA window encodes the following:
- the LOC117008203 gene encoding NF-kappa-B inhibitor zeta-like produces the protein MLQTVCMSPELLVHPNMSESEICGYSPGQGSPLPGETASPKSCFQQSPSLPDSGLTELNVASPKIYHPPPPPCKPPGMPAPADSELSSDPPQKRYMGVRVKMPVRELLRKIRLSKGLDPAPGKEASSVKMVTKGSSGKTAEKRRTHPYTEKQLRQSKQSAGQTPKGLEDLDILVEVLQEDLSKSQLREEPQQPVPGGFGQGFSRDLQSWERLGSPAELHPQPCWGDFHPILRGQAEPSSPGEGESIPRSGMFSGTGGKGSGWWVQDALLSSHQGFAQNSPAQEGFPRNSPSQEDFPRNSPPQEGFPRNSPAQEGFPRNSPSQEGFPRNSPPQEGFPRNSPSQEGFPRNSPPQDTPALPSPAELLLESHRGSPEVQGHLKPSPNSFPQQDLSALSFFQFQLHREEILLRNIPEEKLLAPDENGNRLLHKAVAQGRRALTFALAQRFASLNKIDEKDAEERTALHLAAEKNQHLMVSDLISLGANVNEQDRAGKTPLHLCAENGYLRVLEVLKSCKEHGVCVQVDVPDHCGLTALHCAALAHTVLVAESQSPGRDSSAGRFLRLRKNQILEGIVCLLQMGAEPQLQVLNSCPASAACLRLQENTELMCLLQSHQPQALDVLPESCSLLDAPRGILAPPAAENLPELCSWASSDLLDVLPKGKC, from the exons ATGTTGCAAACAGTGTGCATGAGTCCTGAGCTCCTTGTCCACCCAAACATGAGTGAAAGTGAAATCTGTGGCTACAGCCCAGGCCAGGGATCCCCACTGCCTGGAGAAACTGCCAGTCCCaagagctgcttccagcagagCCCATCTCTGCCAGACTCTGGATTAACTGAGCTCAACGTTGCGAGTCCCAAGATCTaccaccctcctcctcctccctgcaaacCTCCAGGGatgcctgctcctgctg ACTCTGAACTTAGCTCTGATCCCCCTCAGAAGCGCTACATGGGTGTGAGAGTGAAGATGCCAGTGCGGGAATTGCTGAGGAAAATCCGACTTTCCAAAGGCTTGGACCCAGCTCCCGGCAAG GAAGCCTCATCAGTGAAGATGGTAACCAAAGGATCCTCAGGAAAAACAG cagagAAGAGAAGAACTCACCCTTATACAGAGAAACAGCTTAGACAG AGCAAGCAGAGCGCTGGGCAAACCCCCAAAGGCTTGGAGGACCTCGACATCCTGgtggaggtgctgcaggaggatctGAGCAAGagccagctcagggaggagccGCAGCAGCCCGTGCCAGGCGGGTTTGGGCAGGGATTCTCCAGggatctgcagagctgggaacgCCTGGGGAGCCCGGCAGagctgcacccccagccctgctggggagaTTTCCACCCCATCCTGCGGGGCCAGGCTGAGCCTTCCTCCcctggagagggggaaagcaTCCCAAGGTCTGGAATGTTCTCCGGGACGGGCGGCAAAGGGAGCGGCTGGTGGGTGCAGGAtgctctgctgagctcccaCCAAGGCTTTGCACAGAATTCTCCAGCCCAGGAAG GTTTTCCAAGGAATTCTCCATCCCAAGAAGATTTCCCAAGGAATTCCCCACCCCAGGAAGGtttccccaggaattctccagcccaaGAAG GtttccccaggaattctccatcccaGGAAGGTTTCCCAAGGAATTCTCCACCCCAGGAAGGtttccccaggaattctccatcccaAGAAGGtttccccaggaattctccaccccaggacactcctgctctccccagccctgcagagctgctgttggaaTCTCACAGGGGCTCTCCAGAAGTTCAGGGACATTTGAAgccatccccaaattccttccCCCAGCAGGACCTCTCTGCCCTCTCCTTCTTCCAGttccagctgcacagggaggaaaTTTTGCTGAGGAACATCCCAGAGGAGAAGTTGCTGGCTCCTGATGAAAATGGCAACAG gctgctgcACAAGGCTgttgcccagggaaggagagctCTGACTTTTGCCCTGGCCCAGAGATTTGCATCCCTCAACAAGATCGACGAGAAGGATGCAGAGGAAAGG ACTGCTTTACATCTTGCTGCAGAAAAGAACCAGCACCTGATGGTGAGTGacctgatctccctgggagccAACGTCAAcgagcaggacagagctggcaAAACTCCCCTGCACCTGTGTGCAGAGAACGGATACCTGCGAGTTCTGGAG GTCCTGAAGAGCTGCAAGGAGCACggggtgtgtgtgcaggtgGATGTGCCTGACCACTGTG gtctcacagccctgcactgtgctgccctggcccaCACCGTGCTGGTGGCAGAATcgcagagcccaggcagggacagcagcgcCGGGAGGTTCCTCAGGCTGCGGAAAAACCAAATCCTGGAGGGAATTGTGTGTTTGCTCCagatgggagcagagccccagctgcag GTCCTGAATTCctgtccagcctctgctgcctgcctcaGACTGCAGGAGAACACAGAGCTCATGTGTCTGCTCCAGAGCCATCAACCCCAGGCACTGGATGTTCTCCCAGAG agctgcagcctgctcGATGCTCCCAGAGGAATCCTcgctcccccagcagcagaaaatttaCCTGAACTTTGCTCCTGGGCATCCTCAGACCTCCTTGATGTCCTTCCCAAAG GGAAATGCTGA